From Burkholderia sp. WP9, a single genomic window includes:
- a CDS encoding IS30 family transposase, whose translation MGRAQGWGSEQTGRPIMQSPGRPGVNQRDTKRAFWTCVAQGMESEAAARACGVSQPLGPRWFRDAGGMPPIELTPGTAPYLSFSEREEIALLRAQDCGIREIARRLQRSPSTISRELRRNAATRSGTLIYRATVAQWKAERAAERPKASRLTKNDRLKNYVQSRLAGAVTDSEGRPIAGPNVPWKGRRQGRRADRRWGTCWSPEQISRRLEADYPEDQSMRISHEAIYQALYIQGRGALRKELTACLRTGRALRVPRARTQQRGKHFITPEVMISERPAEADDRAVPGHWEGDLIIGLNRSAVGTLVERTTRYTMLLHLPPMEGHGTGVRAKNGPPLAGHGAEAVRNAIAAKIVLLPEHLWRSLTWDQGAEMAQHVQLRIDTGLEIYFCDPQSPWQRGTNENTNGLLRQYFPKGTDISRYTQRELDAVADALNCRPRKSLGWKSPAEALRDLLLAS comes from the coding sequence ATGGGACGAGCACAGGGTTGGGGTTCGGAACAGACAGGAAGACCAATAATGCAATCGCCCGGCAGGCCAGGTGTCAATCAGCGAGATACAAAGCGAGCGTTCTGGACTTGTGTCGCGCAAGGCATGGAGAGCGAGGCTGCGGCGCGCGCGTGTGGCGTGTCCCAACCTTTGGGGCCAAGATGGTTTCGTGATGCAGGCGGAATGCCGCCGATCGAGCTGACGCCGGGCACTGCGCCTTATCTGTCTTTTTCTGAACGCGAGGAAATTGCGCTGCTACGGGCGCAGGATTGCGGGATCCGTGAGATCGCGCGAAGACTGCAGCGCTCACCTTCGACCATCTCGCGCGAGTTGCGCCGTAATGCTGCAACCCGTAGCGGCACATTGATATACAGGGCGACAGTTGCTCAGTGGAAAGCTGAGCGGGCCGCGGAACGTCCGAAAGCTTCCAGACTGACCAAGAACGATAGATTAAAGAATTATGTGCAGAGTCGATTGGCGGGAGCGGTCACCGATTCAGAAGGCAGGCCGATTGCCGGACCCAACGTACCATGGAAAGGACGACGGCAAGGCCGCCGCGCGGACCGTCGTTGGGGCACCTGCTGGAGTCCCGAACAAATCAGTCGACGATTGGAGGCCGACTATCCAGAAGACCAATCCATGAGAATCTCTCACGAAGCCATCTATCAGGCGCTTTACATTCAGGGCCGTGGCGCTCTGCGCAAGGAGCTTACTGCCTGTTTGCGTACGGGCCGTGCACTTCGTGTGCCTCGAGCCAGGACGCAACAGCGAGGAAAGCATTTCATTACTCCGGAGGTCATGATCAGTGAACGTCCGGCTGAGGCTGATGATCGTGCCGTTCCGGGTCACTGGGAAGGTGACCTGATCATCGGCCTTAATCGATCCGCAGTGGGTACGCTGGTCGAGCGGACTACCCGCTATACAATGTTGCTCCATCTCCCACCTATGGAGGGACATGGCACTGGCGTGCGGGCCAAGAATGGGCCACCCTTGGCGGGTCATGGAGCGGAGGCCGTCCGCAATGCCATAGCTGCGAAGATCGTATTATTGCCTGAGCACTTGTGGCGATCGCTCACATGGGATCAAGGCGCAGAGATGGCCCAGCACGTGCAACTTCGAATCGATACGGGTCTGGAGATCTATTTCTGCGATCCTCAAAGCCCATGGCAACGCGGGACCAACGAGAATACGAATGGTCTGTTGCGTCAATACTTTCCGAAAGGCACCGACATCAGCCGGTACACGCAGCGCGAACTTGATGCCGTCGCAGACGCACTAAATTGCAGACCGCGTAAAAGCCTTGGATGGAAATCACCAGCAGAAGCACTAAGAGATCTACTACTTGCGTCATAA
- a CDS encoding GMC family oxidoreductase N-terminal domain-containing protein, whose product MLFDGSPYIKRYTSAGQPSLGGRTVSIPQGNVVGGGSSVNAMAYTRGSRSDYERWVAATGDSGWSWDGLVPYFRKQEGNQRLDNEDHGADGPLKVSDPLYKVDIADRFVRAMQRQGLPFATDFNAGSLRGVGYMQTTMYRGKRCSAADAFLAPTMSDPRLSLVTQANVQRILFDGDRAVGVEYTASGALVRARASSEVIVCAGAFATPKLLMLSGIGPAAHLREHGLGVRVDSPGVGEHLQDHNVAVVSMTTRGQYGYFGEDRGVRALWNGLQYLAFRNGPIASNGAETMAFVNLRDPHGDPDLQLYCVGVMWPDPLAPKPTYGMTLMANLVRPRSRGTVRLRSADPADDALVSPNWLDDDEDTRRLLEAIRYLRTITALEPFASIVGEEVGPGPHLQSDDELCDYLRRTTDSNYHPVGTCRMGRPGDPMSVLTPDLKVKGVSGLRVFDASMMPSIISSNTNATVMAVADRAVDIMMTSAIGVSATSSGVHAMQSE is encoded by the coding sequence ATGCTGTTCGACGGTAGCCCGTATATCAAGCGCTACACATCGGCCGGGCAGCCATCGCTGGGTGGCCGGACGGTCTCCATCCCGCAGGGGAACGTTGTCGGCGGCGGCAGTTCCGTGAATGCTATGGCCTACACGCGAGGATCCAGGAGCGATTACGAACGCTGGGTCGCCGCTACGGGCGATTCTGGTTGGTCATGGGATGGCCTGGTCCCGTATTTCCGCAAACAGGAAGGCAATCAGCGACTCGATAACGAAGACCACGGCGCGGACGGCCCGCTAAAGGTGTCGGATCCGTTGTACAAGGTCGACATAGCGGATCGGTTCGTGCGGGCGATGCAGCGCCAGGGCTTGCCGTTTGCGACGGACTTCAACGCTGGAAGCTTGCGCGGGGTCGGCTACATGCAGACGACCATGTACCGGGGGAAAAGATGCAGCGCCGCGGACGCATTTCTCGCTCCTACCATGTCCGATCCGCGTCTGTCGTTGGTCACACAAGCCAACGTTCAGCGCATTCTGTTTGACGGAGACCGCGCGGTCGGCGTCGAGTACACGGCAAGCGGCGCGCTCGTGCGTGCGCGAGCGTCGTCTGAAGTGATTGTTTGCGCCGGTGCGTTCGCGACGCCCAAGCTGCTGATGTTGTCCGGCATCGGTCCTGCCGCGCACCTGCGCGAGCATGGCTTGGGGGTGCGGGTCGATTCGCCGGGTGTGGGCGAACACCTGCAGGATCATAACGTCGCGGTTGTGTCGATGACCACCCGTGGCCAGTACGGCTATTTCGGCGAGGATCGAGGCGTACGCGCACTGTGGAACGGACTGCAATATCTCGCGTTCCGTAACGGACCTATTGCGTCGAACGGGGCGGAAACGATGGCATTCGTCAATCTCAGGGATCCGCATGGGGACCCGGATCTGCAACTCTATTGCGTTGGTGTCATGTGGCCGGATCCGCTGGCGCCAAAGCCGACCTATGGAATGACGCTGATGGCAAATCTCGTGCGGCCACGGTCTCGCGGAACGGTGCGGCTAAGATCGGCGGACCCTGCGGACGATGCACTCGTCAGTCCGAACTGGCTCGACGATGACGAGGACACGAGGCGACTCCTTGAGGCGATCCGGTATCTGAGAACCATTACGGCGCTTGAGCCGTTTGCGTCAATCGTAGGAGAGGAGGTCGGACCGGGGCCCCATTTGCAGTCGGACGATGAACTCTGCGACTACCTCAGGCGGACCACGGATTCAAACTACCATCCTGTGGGTACGTGCAGGATGGGGCGCCCGGGCGACCCCATGTCGGTCTTGACCCCGGATCTTAAGGTAAAGGGTGTCAGCGGGTTGCGTGTGTTCGATGCATCTATGATGCCGTCGATCATCAGTTCCAATACAAACGCGACGGTGATGGCGGTCGCAGACCGTGCGGTCGACATCATGATGACGAGCGCCATAGGCGTATCTGCGACTAGCTCAGGTGTGCATGCGATGCAGTCCGAGTGA